One window of the Bacillus sp. 2205SS5-2 genome contains the following:
- a CDS encoding Leu/Phe/Val dehydrogenase has translation MDMFERISEHEQVVFCNDEETGLKAIIAIHNTTLGPALGGCRMRPYQSVDEALEDVLRLSKGMTYKCAAADVDFGGGKAVIIGDPQKDKNPELFRAFGQFVESLNGRFYTGTDMGTTPEDFIYALKETNCIVGVDEVYGGSGDSSVPTAMGVVYGLRATNQVIWGSEDLQGKKYAIQGLGKVGLKVALSLIEEGAELFVTDINQDAIDELLSKAKEVGVMVKVVEGEEIYGVDADVFVPCAIGGVINDETLSQLKVKAVVGSANNQLLTTEHGNKLHELGILYAPDYIVNSGGLIQVADELYEPNKERVMQKTKTIYHSLMKIYNQAESRGMTTIEAANAFCEERIQSRVRRNSFFSHMKRPKWAVRI, from the coding sequence ATGGATATGTTTGAAAGAATTTCTGAACATGAGCAAGTGGTCTTTTGTAATGATGAAGAAACGGGGTTGAAGGCCATAATTGCTATACATAATACCACACTCGGTCCTGCTTTAGGAGGTTGCCGAATGAGGCCATATCAATCAGTCGATGAGGCATTGGAGGATGTACTTCGCCTTTCAAAAGGAATGACCTACAAATGTGCTGCGGCTGATGTAGACTTTGGCGGTGGCAAAGCAGTTATCATTGGTGATCCTCAAAAAGATAAAAATCCTGAGCTTTTTCGGGCGTTTGGTCAATTTGTGGAATCATTAAATGGACGGTTTTATACAGGGACCGATATGGGGACGACCCCAGAAGATTTTATTTACGCATTGAAAGAAACTAATTGTATCGTAGGTGTGGATGAAGTATATGGTGGAAGCGGCGATTCATCTGTTCCAACAGCAATGGGAGTGGTATATGGTCTTAGAGCAACCAATCAAGTGATTTGGGGGTCCGAGGATTTACAAGGTAAGAAGTATGCAATTCAAGGGTTAGGCAAGGTTGGTCTAAAGGTTGCGTTAAGTTTAATTGAAGAGGGAGCAGAGCTGTTTGTAACGGATATTAACCAAGATGCCATCGACGAACTATTATCCAAAGCGAAAGAAGTAGGGGTAATGGTGAAAGTTGTCGAGGGTGAGGAAATTTATGGGGTAGATGCAGACGTGTTTGTTCCTTGTGCCATTGGCGGAGTAATCAATGATGAGACCCTATCCCAATTGAAGGTGAAGGCTGTTGTCGGGTCAGCAAATAATCAATTGCTTACAACAGAGCACGGAAATAAACTTCATGAACTAGGCATTTTATATGCACCCGATTATATTGTCAATTCTGGAGGGCTTATACAAGTAGCCGATGAGTTGTATGAGCCAAATAAAGAGCGAGTGATGCAAAAAACGAAAACCATCTACCATTCATTGATGAAGATTTACAACCAAGCAGAAAGTAGAGGGATGACGACCATTGAAGCAGCTAATGCTTTTTGTGAAGAACGCATTCAATCTCGAGTCCGTCGTAATAGTTTCTTTTCACATATGAAACGTCCGAAATGGGCAGTCAGAATCTAA
- the pdhA gene encoding pyruvate dehydrogenase (acetyl-transferring) E1 component subunit alpha, which translates to MENQFPLKNILDENGKIIDQSFEGKISKDLTYSFYEHCLRIRLFDKKAVSLQRQGRIGTYAPFEGQEASQVGSALALHEGDWLFPSYRDHGAAMTFGHSLRNILLFWNGRNEGCVPPEGKKIFPPGIPIATQLPHAVGAAYAEKLKGTSHAAIAYFGDGATSEGDFHEGLNVASVLHAPVVFFNQNNQYAISVPIEKQMKTKTIAQKALAYDIQGVRVDGNDVFAVYFETLRALDRARNGEGPSLIEAVTWRYGAHTTADDPTKYRNQDESMDRRKKKDPILRLEKFMKVQGWFDELWVDSVKERATSEIEQAVKEMEEYPSADPSLIFDYVFSEPTWTITEQKDKLLKHLEGRSS; encoded by the coding sequence ATGGAGAATCAATTTCCACTTAAAAACATCCTTGATGAAAATGGGAAAATCATCGATCAGAGCTTTGAAGGTAAAATTTCGAAAGATTTAACGTACTCTTTTTATGAACATTGTCTGCGAATCAGATTGTTTGATAAAAAAGCCGTTAGCCTGCAAAGACAAGGGAGAATTGGGACTTATGCACCTTTCGAGGGTCAAGAAGCCTCTCAGGTTGGGAGTGCACTTGCTTTACATGAAGGAGATTGGCTGTTTCCTTCCTACCGCGATCATGGTGCAGCGATGACATTCGGACATTCTCTTCGGAATATTCTCTTGTTTTGGAATGGACGTAATGAGGGGTGTGTACCACCGGAAGGAAAGAAAATATTTCCACCAGGTATTCCAATTGCCACGCAGCTACCGCATGCAGTTGGAGCTGCATATGCTGAGAAACTTAAGGGCACTTCACATGCAGCAATTGCGTATTTTGGGGACGGGGCCACCTCGGAAGGTGATTTTCATGAAGGCTTAAATGTCGCAAGCGTTTTGCATGCGCCGGTGGTTTTCTTTAACCAGAACAATCAATATGCCATTTCGGTTCCAATTGAGAAACAAATGAAAACAAAGACAATCGCTCAAAAAGCACTTGCTTATGATATTCAAGGCGTACGTGTGGATGGAAACGATGTTTTCGCTGTTTATTTTGAAACATTGAGAGCACTAGATCGAGCTAGAAACGGAGAAGGACCTAGCCTAATTGAAGCAGTAACTTGGAGGTACGGGGCTCATACAACAGCTGATGATCCAACGAAGTATAGGAATCAAGATGAGAGTATGGACCGTCGTAAGAAGAAAGATCCTATTTTGCGGCTAGAAAAGTTCATGAAGGTTCAAGGTTGGTTTGATGAACTCTGGGTAGATAGCGTAAAAGAAAGGGCAACATCAGAAATAGAGCAAGCGGTGAAAGAGATGGAAGAATATCCGAGCGCAGATCCAAGTTTGATTTTTGATTATGTGTTTTCTGAACCAACCTGGACGATCACCGAGCAAAAAGATAAGCTTCTAAAACATCTTGAAGGGAGATCTTCATGA
- a CDS encoding ABC transporter ATP-binding protein — MLHLNNIYKVFNESTPDEKIALDNIDLKLAPGDFVTVIGSNGAGKSTLMNMISGVLTPDTGSVFIDNKEVTKLTEYKRSKLIGRVFQDPMAGTAPTMTIEENLAMAFSRNKTRTLRKGVTRKRKDFFMEILESLHLGLENRLNAKVGMLSGGERQALSLLMATFTEPAILLLDEHTAALDPSRAKLITDLTKEIVGKYHLTTLMVTHNMQQAIDLGNRLIMMDKGQIILQVDSKQKQHLTVEGLLHEFQRIRGSKLDSDRAILS; from the coding sequence GTGTTACACTTAAATAATATATATAAAGTTTTTAATGAAAGTACACCTGATGAGAAAATCGCTCTCGATAATATTGACTTAAAGCTTGCACCGGGTGATTTTGTGACGGTGATTGGAAGTAATGGTGCAGGGAAATCTACTCTAATGAATATGATATCAGGGGTGCTGACTCCTGATACAGGATCAGTATTTATTGATAACAAGGAAGTAACAAAGCTAACAGAATATAAAAGATCAAAGTTAATTGGACGTGTGTTCCAAGACCCAATGGCTGGGACAGCACCTACCATGACAATTGAAGAGAATCTGGCAATGGCATTCTCTCGAAATAAAACCCGGACCCTTCGGAAAGGGGTGACGAGAAAACGGAAAGATTTTTTTATGGAAATATTAGAAAGCCTACATTTAGGCTTAGAAAATCGATTGAATGCGAAAGTAGGAATGCTTTCAGGTGGAGAGCGCCAAGCTTTATCACTGCTTATGGCGACATTTACGGAACCAGCCATTTTATTGCTTGATGAGCATACAGCAGCTCTCGATCCATCTCGAGCAAAGTTAATTACTGATTTAACGAAGGAAATTGTGGGAAAATACCATTTAACAACGCTAATGGTTACGCATAATATGCAGCAGGCAATTGATCTCGGAAATCGATTAATTATGATGGATAAAGGACAAATCATCTTGCAGGTTGACTCAAAACAAAAGCAACATTTGACAGTAGAAGGTTTGCTTCATGAATTCCAACGTATTCGTGGAAGTAAATTAGACAGTGATCGTGCTATTTTATCATAA
- a CDS encoding dihydrolipoamide acetyltransferase family protein, producing the protein MEVKLTDIGEGMTEANISHYFVKLGDVVVADQPLVEVQTDKMTAEIPSPANGVIGELLVETGTTVSVGEVILKLIDENKSSTLTNSKRILASPYTRKIAREQEVPIEKVQGSGPSGRITDEDVLNFVVSQKNIEPLPKETAKTTHKTSQQTIPFRGRRKQIAVKMKSSLQTIPHCTHFEEIDVTELMLLRNQMKATGVNVSASVFFLKVLSLALKKFPIFNSTLDEENEIIHLHQDHHFGVAIDTEEGLIAPVIPSIHQKSIKQLQEEFRKLTERALHNKLTSADLQDGTFTVSNVGPLHGSIGATPIINPPEAALISFHKTKKRPMVNERDEIVIRQMMNISFSFDHRVADGGTAVKFTNQVAHYIENPSTMLLELM; encoded by the coding sequence GTGGAAGTGAAACTGACTGATATTGGAGAAGGTATGACAGAAGCAAATATTTCTCATTATTTTGTTAAGCTTGGTGATGTGGTTGTGGCAGACCAGCCTTTAGTGGAGGTCCAAACAGATAAAATGACAGCTGAAATACCATCCCCAGCAAATGGGGTAATAGGGGAATTGCTAGTCGAAACGGGGACCACTGTTTCTGTGGGTGAAGTTATCTTAAAGCTGATAGACGAAAACAAGTCCTCAACATTAACGAATTCAAAAAGAATACTAGCTTCTCCATATACACGAAAAATAGCACGAGAGCAAGAGGTCCCAATAGAAAAAGTTCAAGGGTCTGGACCGAGCGGGAGAATCACGGATGAAGACGTATTGAATTTTGTTGTGAGTCAAAAAAATATAGAACCACTGCCAAAAGAAACGGCTAAAACCACACATAAAACTTCCCAACAAACCATTCCGTTTCGTGGGAGAAGAAAGCAAATTGCTGTTAAGATGAAATCTTCCTTGCAAACCATTCCTCATTGCACGCATTTTGAAGAAATTGATGTTACAGAGCTAATGCTGCTAAGGAATCAAATGAAAGCAACAGGGGTAAACGTGTCGGCATCCGTATTTTTCCTAAAAGTGCTCTCGTTAGCTTTGAAGAAATTCCCAATCTTTAATAGCACATTAGACGAAGAAAACGAAATCATTCACTTACACCAGGATCATCATTTTGGAGTGGCGATCGACACAGAGGAGGGATTAATTGCACCGGTCATCCCTTCGATACATCAAAAATCAATAAAACAACTACAAGAAGAGTTTAGAAAATTAACAGAAAGAGCACTACATAATAAACTCACATCGGCTGATCTACAAGATGGCACTTTTACAGTAAGTAATGTCGGACCACTTCATGGCTCAATCGGTGCCACACCGATCATTAATCCACCAGAAGCAGCCTTAATTTCATTTCATAAAACGAAAAAACGCCCGATGGTGAATGAGCGGGATGAAATTGTTATTCGACAAATGATGAATATTTCATTCTCCTTTGATCATCGTGTGGCGGACGGAGGAACCGCCGTTAAATTTACCAATCAAGTAGCACACTATATCGAAAATCCTAGCACTATGCTACTGGAGTTGATGTAA
- a CDS encoding thioesterase family protein has translation MKAGMKIGDKAFLEITVTPEMFAQFEGTVVHPVYSTVSMVYHMEWVSRKIILPFLEEDEEGMGSAVSVKHIAPSGEGILLKLEATVVEVKNHIVYTKVEVKNTDGLIGVGEVKQVILPKNKISELISSTTA, from the coding sequence ATGAAGGCTGGAATGAAAATTGGAGACAAGGCATTCCTTGAAATCACTGTTACGCCTGAAATGTTTGCACAATTTGAGGGAACAGTTGTACACCCTGTCTATTCTACGGTTTCAATGGTGTATCACATGGAATGGGTTTCGCGAAAAATCATTCTCCCATTTTTAGAAGAAGATGAGGAAGGAATGGGAAGCGCGGTTTCCGTTAAACATATCGCTCCTAGTGGTGAGGGAATATTGCTCAAGTTAGAAGCAACCGTGGTAGAGGTTAAGAATCATATCGTGTACACAAAGGTAGAAGTGAAAAATACTGATGGCCTAATTGGTGTAGGGGAAGTGAAACAAGTCATTTTACCTAAAAATAAAATAAGTGAATTGATTAGCTCTACCACAGCGTAA
- a CDS encoding alpha-ketoacid dehydrogenase subunit beta, which produces MKTVEQTRTLTLVSAVTDALQVMLNEREDVLLLGEDIGRNGGVFRATEGLQTEFGENRVMDTPLSEAGFVGAAIGMASCGFRPVVEIQFLGFIYPAYEQIMTHASRLRSRTLGHFTVPMVIRAPYGAGVRAPEIHSDSTEALFTHMPGLKVVCPSNPYDAKGLLIAAIEDPDPVLFLEPMQLYRSSRGEVPSGKYSVDIGKGSRVVEGEEVTLIAWGAMVKIAKEAAMKCEHISCEVIDLRTLYPLDKDLIMESVQKTGRIVIVQEAHATGGLANDVLSIINDKCFLYQKAPTNIVAGFDTPVPYFSFEDFYLPTVDRVIEAIEQVKSF; this is translated from the coding sequence ATGAAAACAGTTGAACAAACTAGAACGTTAACGTTGGTCAGCGCAGTAACAGATGCTTTACAAGTAATGCTGAATGAACGAGAGGATGTTCTGCTCTTAGGCGAGGATATTGGCAGGAATGGAGGAGTATTTCGCGCAACCGAAGGACTGCAAACAGAGTTTGGCGAGAATAGAGTAATGGATACCCCATTGAGTGAGGCAGGCTTTGTTGGAGCGGCTATTGGCATGGCAAGTTGTGGATTTCGACCTGTTGTAGAAATTCAATTTTTAGGCTTTATTTATCCTGCCTATGAGCAAATTATGACTCATGCTTCTCGACTCCGTTCTAGAACACTTGGCCATTTTACGGTTCCGATGGTCATTCGTGCCCCGTATGGAGCAGGAGTAAGAGCACCTGAGATCCATTCAGATAGTACTGAAGCCTTATTTACCCATATGCCGGGCCTGAAGGTGGTTTGTCCTTCCAATCCTTATGACGCAAAGGGTCTGTTAATTGCGGCCATTGAAGATCCGGATCCGGTTCTATTTCTAGAACCGATGCAACTATACCGATCTTCGCGTGGAGAAGTACCTAGTGGAAAATACTCTGTTGACATTGGAAAGGGGTCACGTGTAGTCGAAGGAGAAGAGGTTACATTGATTGCTTGGGGGGCAATGGTGAAAATAGCGAAAGAAGCAGCAATGAAATGCGAACACATCTCGTGTGAGGTCATTGATTTACGTACACTTTATCCTCTCGACAAGGACCTAATTATGGAATCTGTCCAAAAAACAGGGAGAATAGTGATTGTTCAAGAAGCACATGCAACTGGTGGGCTTGCAAATGATGTGTTGTCTATTATTAATGATAAATGCTTTCTATATCAAAAAGCACCGACTAATATCGTAGCGGGTTTTGATACGCCAGTCCCTTATTTTAGTTTTGAAGATTTTTATTTACCAACTGTAGATCGGGTCATCGAGGCAATCGAACAAGTGAAATCATTTTAG